The following are encoded in a window of Bacillus sp. SORGH_AS_0510 genomic DNA:
- a CDS encoding cobalamin-binding protein, whose product MRVISLCPSNTEIMEYLELTHLLIGVDDFSDWPKSIVHLPRLGPDLSIDMGLVEKLKPDMVLASLSVPGMEKNVEQLKERGIPYIILNPQSISDIEKDLISTAEVLGYPELGKHAAEKFRNKLKKVKQQRPSKQFTPSLYWEWWPKPVFTPGKLNWLTEISELAGAVNLFQDVELASVQTDWEDVLNRQPDFICLVWVGVRREKVQKSIVKRRAGFERLNLDEDQILILEEELYCRPSPRLLDGLEKLIGLIQK is encoded by the coding sequence ATGCGAGTTATATCCCTTTGTCCAAGTAATACAGAAATAATGGAATACTTGGAACTGACACACTTATTAATAGGTGTTGATGATTTTTCAGACTGGCCTAAATCCATTGTGCACCTACCTAGATTAGGACCAGATTTATCAATTGATATGGGTCTCGTCGAAAAATTAAAGCCTGACATGGTTCTAGCTTCTTTAAGTGTTCCGGGGATGGAGAAGAATGTGGAGCAATTAAAGGAACGGGGAATTCCTTATATCATCCTGAACCCGCAGTCTATATCTGATATCGAAAAAGACCTTATTTCTACAGCGGAGGTACTAGGATACCCCGAACTAGGCAAACATGCTGCTGAAAAATTTCGTAATAAACTTAAAAAGGTGAAACAGCAAAGACCTAGTAAACAGTTTACACCCTCTTTATATTGGGAATGGTGGCCGAAACCTGTTTTTACGCCAGGTAAACTTAATTGGCTTACTGAAATTTCTGAGTTGGCAGGTGCAGTCAATTTGTTCCAAGATGTTGAATTAGCAAGTGTTCAGACTGATTGGGAAGACGTATTGAACCGGCAACCGGATTTTATTTGTCTAGTTTGGGTGGGGGTTAGAAGGGAAAAAGTACAAAAAAGTATCGTCAAAAGACGTGCAGGATTTGAAAGATTGAACCTAGATGAAGATCAAATTTTGATCTTGGAAGAAGAACTTTATTGTAGACCTTCACCAAGACTACTTGATGGTTTAGAAAAGTTGATCGGATTGATTCAAAAATAA
- a CDS encoding branched-chain amino acid aminotransferase has translation MVNFSDAYIERCDKETENMIKIETEAFLSQALTYLKKNKKEFIYLESKWFDEIGVEAISLEVDDVFATYDVMLGLKLQKKFDKSIRSYLDTNLQGKDAKFDLMFSQEDGLWNLNFTLNYVEGFKEEMPLSEAFKLIYQFLFKLVDTVKVVQ, from the coding sequence ATGGTGAATTTTTCGGATGCATATATTGAACGTTGTGATAAAGAGACAGAGAATATGATAAAAATTGAAACAGAAGCTTTTTTATCACAAGCGCTAACTTATTTAAAAAAGAATAAAAAAGAGTTTATCTATTTGGAATCAAAGTGGTTTGATGAGATTGGAGTGGAAGCAATTTCACTAGAAGTAGACGATGTTTTTGCGACGTACGATGTGATGTTAGGATTAAAGCTTCAAAAGAAATTCGACAAATCCATAAGGTCATATCTAGATACAAATTTACAAGGTAAGGATGCTAAATTTGATTTGATGTTCAGTCAAGAAGATGGTTTATGGAATTTAAATTTTACATTAAATTATGTGGAAGGTTTTAAGGAAGAAATGCCACTAAGTGAGGCCTTTAAACTCATTTACCAATTCTTATTTAAACTAGTTGACACAGTAAAAGTAGTACAATAG
- a CDS encoding TetR/AcrR family transcriptional regulator, translating to MYNRKQNVIHSAHQLFTEKGFQATSIQDILDYSGISKGTFYNYFSSKNELLIAIYKTIHKNLEKDKNDLLIGQDPSDIEVFIKQIELQMLTNRKHKLIALFEEVMASNDEDLKQFIQRSRLNNLHWYYKRFVEIFGEDKRPYMLDCAIMFQGILQNNVQYNRLAYETGEKVSRVVRYSVSRLVKLVENVAESEDQLLQPEFLNKWLPGCQKNEHEFKTQLLQQSGSLRKTIGKHIPNETDQVKFIELLDFVIDELLHSTVPRKFITESALSSMKSNCHLEKELIQLESLVKDFFRQFED from the coding sequence ATGTACAATAGAAAACAGAATGTTATTCATTCTGCTCATCAGCTTTTTACTGAAAAGGGTTTTCAAGCTACGTCTATACAAGACATTTTAGACTACAGTGGTATCTCAAAGGGGACATTTTATAACTATTTTTCTTCAAAAAACGAGTTATTAATCGCAATATATAAGACCATCCACAAGAATTTAGAAAAGGACAAGAATGACTTACTTATTGGTCAGGATCCCTCAGATATTGAGGTTTTTATAAAACAAATTGAATTGCAAATGTTGACAAACAGAAAACATAAATTGATAGCACTATTTGAAGAAGTGATGGCTTCAAATGATGAAGATTTAAAACAATTTATTCAGCGCAGTCGTTTAAATAACCTTCACTGGTACTATAAACGCTTTGTTGAAATCTTTGGTGAAGACAAAAGACCCTATATGTTAGATTGCGCAATAATGTTTCAAGGCATTCTCCAAAATAATGTTCAATACAATCGACTGGCCTATGAAACAGGTGAAAAAGTTAGTCGGGTAGTTCGTTATAGTGTTAGCCGTTTAGTAAAACTGGTGGAAAATGTGGCTGAGTCTGAAGATCAGTTACTACAACCAGAGTTCTTAAACAAATGGCTTCCTGGTTGCCAAAAAAATGAGCACGAGTTTAAAACTCAACTTCTTCAGCAGTCGGGGTCATTGAGAAAAACAATAGGAAAGCATATCCCAAATGAAACTGATCAAGTAAAATTTATTGAACTTCTAGATTTTGTAATTGATGAATTATTACATTCAACTGTACCGCGAAAATTTATTACAGAGAGTGCCCTTTCATCAATGAAGTCTAACTGTCATCTTGAGAAGGAACTGATTCAATTGGAATCTTTGGTGAAAGATTTCTTTAGACAGTTCGAGGATTAA